A single region of the Gemmatimonas sp. UBA7669 genome encodes:
- a CDS encoding EVE domain-containing protein, which translates to MPAKKKVPKSAPYEKGAWAHVFAPRTKGERRYWLIKSEPDVFSYDDLVAAPKHTTCWDSVRNSGARNFLRDGMKKGDRAFYYHSNAEPSAIVGICEIVKEGYPDHTAFDPSHDYFDADSDPAHPTWFMVDVKAVAKFKTPVTLPDIKADPALANMALIKVSRLSVVPVSAAEWEHICQLGGVAP; encoded by the coding sequence ATGCCCGCAAAAAAGAAGGTTCCCAAGTCCGCGCCCTACGAAAAGGGCGCGTGGGCCCATGTGTTCGCGCCACGCACCAAGGGCGAGCGGCGGTACTGGCTCATCAAGTCCGAGCCGGATGTCTTTTCATACGACGACCTGGTGGCTGCGCCCAAGCATACAACCTGCTGGGACAGTGTGCGCAACAGTGGCGCGCGCAACTTCCTGCGCGACGGCATGAAGAAGGGCGATCGTGCGTTCTACTATCACTCGAACGCCGAGCCGTCGGCCATTGTGGGCATCTGCGAAATCGTGAAGGAAGGCTATCCGGACCACACCGCCTTCGACCCTTCGCACGACTACTTCGACGCAGACTCCGATCCCGCCCACCCGACCTGGTTCATGGTGGACGTGAAGGCCGTCGCCAAGTTCAAGACACCCGTTACGCTGCCCGACATCAAGGCGGACCCGGCGCTCGCCAACATGGCGCTGATCAAGGTGAGCCGACTGTCCGTCGTACCAGTCAGCGCCGCCGAGTGGGAACACATCTGCCAACTCGGCGGCGTCGCACCCTGA
- a CDS encoding FmdB family zinc ribbon protein, with the protein MPIYVYETIPAAPDEPVERFELRQSMSDAPLTQHPERPVPVRRVLSGGLVTFMPNSADACAAPGGSRGAAPMGGCGASSCCMN; encoded by the coding sequence ATGCCCATCTACGTCTACGAAACGATTCCCGCCGCGCCCGATGAACCCGTCGAGCGCTTTGAACTGCGGCAGTCCATGTCTGACGCACCGCTCACCCAACACCCTGAACGCCCGGTCCCGGTGCGGCGCGTGCTGAGCGGTGGACTGGTGACCTTCATGCCGAATAGCGCCGACGCCTGTGCCGCACCCGGTGGCTCGCGCGGTGCCGCGCCCATGGGTGGCTGCGGTGCCAGCAGCTGCTGCATGAACTGA
- a CDS encoding SAM-dependent methyltransferase, with protein sequence MSEFWNARFDTPEYIFGTAPNAFLAAQAHRLRPGQRALAVADGEGRNGVWLAEQGLEVHAVEVAPNAIAKARRLATTRGVTVQIEEADVLTWDWPEADFDVVAGIFFQFGQPAEQAQIIAGMKRATRAGGLVLLEGYSPRQLQYQTGGPSNPAQLWTEDLLRAWFADWEILHLIEHEPILNEGRKHVGRSAVVDAVMRRPE encoded by the coding sequence ATGAGTGAGTTCTGGAACGCGCGATTCGACACCCCGGAGTACATCTTCGGCACGGCTCCCAACGCCTTTCTGGCGGCACAGGCACACCGGCTGCGGCCCGGCCAGCGTGCGCTGGCTGTCGCCGACGGCGAAGGCCGGAACGGGGTGTGGCTCGCCGAGCAGGGGCTCGAGGTGCATGCGGTGGAGGTGGCGCCGAACGCCATCGCCAAGGCCAGACGTCTGGCGACCACGCGCGGCGTGACGGTGCAGATCGAGGAGGCCGATGTGCTGACCTGGGATTGGCCGGAGGCCGACTTCGATGTGGTGGCCGGCATTTTCTTTCAATTCGGCCAGCCGGCAGAACAAGCGCAGATCATTGCCGGCATGAAACGGGCGACGCGCGCCGGTGGTCTGGTGTTGCTCGAGGGGTACTCACCACGACAACTGCAGTATCAGACCGGCGGCCCCTCGAACCCGGCCCAGCTGTGGACCGAGGATCTGTTGCGCGCATGGTTTGCGGATTGGGAGATCCTGCACCTCATCGAACACGAACCGATCCTCAATGAGGGCCGCAAGCACGTTGGGCGCTCGGCCGTGGTGGATGCGGTCATGCGACGTCCGGAGTAA
- a CDS encoding serine hydrolase domain-containing protein, whose translation MLSTTRTLLAPRYGWSSRAQSATLAFWAVAHLAHARVVHAQGASGQRTSVQPATARALPGVLPRMALPPSDLVAASDRVFATWNTTQSPGCAVGVARGGTVLLERGYGMADLAGARAITPGTVLESGSVAKQFTATAVLLLAADGKLSLDADARTWLPELPVYDRPITVRHLLTHTSGLREWSNLVAWQGWPRGTRVHTQPDVFALITAQRSLNYPVGAHYSYTNSGFLLLRTLVERVAGQSFSDFTRTRIFEPLGMQHTSWRDDYTRVVPGLAQAYRRVGNTWRLDMPFDHIIAAGGLWTTVGDWLRWNEALTTKALGSAVTDSLTRRMRLNNGLDIAYALGVTVERYRGTTEIAHSGSTAGYSTYLARYPELNNLSIAVLCNAAGASATAYSHALVDALHPELPRASAPDTVPLDTPALLRWRGLYEDTRWHTVTRLDTVRGVLRLGEAPVRALADGTLQAGNLRVRPTMDSDGRTPTLRFVTSDGDSVVWRHRAEQPWAPTAAELAALAGRYHSDEIGTTWFVTVRNDRLVVSPRAGVERTLIPTFRDAFASPGEAVWFSRDRRGRVTAMHLGAARAWDFVLTRVP comes from the coding sequence ATGCTCTCCACCACCCGCACTCTCCTCGCCCCGCGGTACGGTTGGTCCTCGCGTGCGCAGTCGGCCACGCTGGCCTTCTGGGCTGTGGCACACCTTGCCCACGCGCGGGTTGTTCATGCACAGGGCGCGTCCGGACAGCGCACGTCAGTGCAGCCCGCGACGGCTCGCGCATTGCCCGGTGTGCTGCCGCGCATGGCGCTGCCACCGTCAGACCTCGTGGCAGCCAGTGATCGCGTATTTGCGACGTGGAACACCACGCAGTCGCCCGGTTGCGCGGTCGGCGTGGCGCGCGGCGGCACGGTATTGCTCGAACGCGGCTACGGTATGGCCGATCTGGCAGGCGCGCGCGCCATCACCCCGGGTACCGTGCTCGAGTCGGGCTCGGTGGCCAAGCAGTTCACGGCCACGGCGGTGCTGCTGCTGGCCGCAGACGGCAAGCTCTCGCTGGACGCCGATGCCCGCACCTGGCTCCCTGAGCTGCCGGTGTACGACCGTCCCATCACCGTGCGGCATCTGCTCACACACACGAGCGGTCTGCGCGAATGGAGCAACCTCGTAGCCTGGCAGGGCTGGCCGCGTGGCACGCGGGTGCACACGCAGCCTGACGTGTTCGCCCTCATCACCGCGCAGCGCTCGCTCAACTACCCGGTTGGTGCGCACTACTCGTACACCAACTCGGGCTTCCTGCTGCTGCGCACGCTCGTGGAGCGTGTGGCCGGGCAGTCGTTCAGCGACTTCACGCGCACGCGCATCTTCGAGCCGTTGGGCATGCAGCACACGTCCTGGCGCGACGATTACACGCGCGTGGTGCCGGGGCTGGCGCAGGCGTATCGCCGGGTGGGGAACACGTGGCGACTCGACATGCCCTTCGATCACATCATTGCGGCAGGGGGCCTGTGGACCACGGTTGGTGACTGGCTGCGCTGGAACGAAGCGCTGACCACGAAGGCTCTGGGCTCCGCCGTGACCGACTCGCTCACGCGACGCATGCGACTCAACAACGGGCTCGACATTGCCTACGCGCTGGGTGTGACGGTGGAGCGCTACAGGGGCACCACGGAGATCGCGCATTCAGGGTCCACGGCCGGATACAGCACGTATCTCGCGCGCTATCCGGAGCTCAACAACCTGTCCATCGCCGTGCTGTGCAACGCGGCCGGTGCGTCGGCCACGGCCTACTCACATGCCCTGGTGGATGCGCTGCACCCCGAGTTGCCGCGCGCCTCGGCGCCCGACACAGTGCCACTCGATACCCCGGCGCTGCTGCGCTGGCGCGGCTTGTATGAGGACACCCGCTGGCACACGGTAACACGTCTCGATACGGTGCGCGGTGTGCTGCGACTTGGCGAAGCACCGGTGCGTGCCCTGGCTGACGGCACGCTGCAGGCGGGCAACCTGCGCGTGCGCCCCACCATGGACAGCGATGGACGCACGCCCACGCTGCGCTTCGTGACCAGCGATGGCGATTCCGTGGTATGGCGTCATCGCGCCGAGCAGCCGTGGGCGCCGACCGCCGCCGAACTGGCAGCACTGGCCGGTCGCTATCACAGTGACGAGATCGGGACTACATGGTTCGTGACGGTGCGTAACGACCGTCTGGTCGTGAGTCCTCGCGCAGGCGTTGAGCGCACGCTCATTCCCACGTTTCGCGATGCGTTTGCCAGCCCCGGCGAGGCCGTGTGGTTCTCGCGTGACCGCCGCGGGCGCGTGACCGCCATGCACCTCGGCGCCGCACGCGCCTGGGACTTTGTGTTGACACGCGTCCCGTGA
- a CDS encoding SDR family NAD(P)-dependent oxidoreductase, protein MSAVSMSPVVLITGAATGIGAACARAFAARGWRVGIATLPSTLGDAEDVAAACRSLGSEALVLPLDVTDDAACRAAAAQLEAAYGRIDGLVNCAGVTRFIPHHDLEALPSSEFTRTNDVNVMGTFHMIRACRGALERSGRGAIVNYSSIAGLSGVGSSAAYAASKGAVISLTLSMARALAPHIRVNAVAPGYVAGGLPSRVLDPDALAAVEARYLETQPLKRLLVPDEVAALTLFLIDGPVGITGETIRIDNGLHLNG, encoded by the coding sequence ATGTCCGCTGTTTCGATGTCTCCTGTTGTGCTCATCACCGGTGCGGCCACGGGCATCGGCGCCGCCTGTGCCCGTGCCTTTGCCGCACGCGGCTGGCGAGTGGGCATCGCCACCCTGCCGTCCACACTCGGCGACGCGGAGGACGTGGCCGCGGCCTGCCGTTCGCTGGGCAGCGAGGCGCTGGTTCTGCCGCTCGATGTCACCGATGACGCGGCCTGCCGCGCTGCCGCCGCACAGCTCGAGGCGGCGTATGGGCGCATCGACGGGTTGGTGAATTGCGCCGGCGTGACACGGTTCATTCCGCATCACGATCTCGAGGCGCTGCCGTCCAGTGAGTTCACGCGCACCAACGACGTGAACGTCATGGGGACCTTTCACATGATCCGCGCCTGCCGTGGTGCACTCGAGCGCAGTGGTCGCGGGGCGATCGTGAATTACTCGTCCATTGCGGGTCTGTCCGGTGTGGGGTCGTCGGCGGCGTATGCCGCCAGCAAGGGCGCCGTCATCAGCCTGACGCTCTCCATGGCGCGTGCGCTTGCGCCGCACATTCGCGTGAACGCCGTCGCGCCAGGGTATGTGGCGGGTGGTTTACCCAGCCGGGTTCTCGACCCTGACGCACTGGCTGCGGTCGAAGCGCGCTATCTCGAAACCCAACCACTCAAGCGGTTGCTGGTGCCGGACGAAGTGGCTGCGCTCACGCTGTTTCTGATCGATGGCCCCGTCGGCATTACCGGCGAGACCATCCGCATCGACAACGGCCTGCATCTCAACGGCTGA
- a CDS encoding NAD(P)-dependent oxidoreductase has translation MTTPTAARIAFIGTGLIGTPMVERLLECGREVVVWNRTRDKLAPLLEAGAQAATSARDAAQGAALVCLCLTDTTAVEEVVFGHDGLVTVLGAQHLIVDLSSIAPDATQRMAQRLQAECGAHWLDAPVSGGTPAARKGTLIVFAGGEATDIERAAPVFDALAQRVTHMGGHGAGQLAKSCNQQLVACNLMVIAEMLAFAERSGVDASRLPAALAGGWADSLPLQVFGPRMAGNVDKPRLGAVSTFRKDIEQVVRLAESVGADIPITYAALSEYRRAIVEAEVGPDADASRLIRLRRATSSASDS, from the coding sequence ATGACCACACCCACGGCCGCACGCATCGCGTTCATCGGCACCGGTCTCATTGGCACGCCCATGGTGGAACGTCTGCTCGAGTGCGGACGCGAGGTCGTGGTGTGGAACCGCACGCGCGACAAGCTGGCACCGCTGCTGGAGGCGGGAGCGCAGGCCGCCACGAGTGCCCGCGATGCGGCGCAGGGCGCCGCGCTGGTATGCCTCTGCCTTACCGACACGACCGCCGTGGAGGAGGTCGTGTTTGGTCACGACGGCCTGGTGACGGTGCTCGGCGCGCAGCATCTCATTGTCGACCTGTCCAGCATTGCTCCCGACGCGACCCAGCGCATGGCCCAGCGCCTGCAGGCGGAATGCGGTGCGCATTGGCTGGACGCGCCGGTATCCGGCGGCACGCCGGCAGCACGCAAGGGCACGCTCATCGTGTTTGCCGGCGGTGAGGCGACCGATATTGAACGCGCGGCCCCCGTGTTCGATGCGCTCGCCCAACGCGTAACACACATGGGTGGACACGGCGCGGGTCAGCTCGCGAAGAGCTGCAATCAGCAGCTGGTGGCCTGCAACCTCATGGTGATCGCCGAGATGCTGGCCTTTGCCGAACGCAGCGGCGTGGATGCGTCGCGGCTCCCGGCAGCGCTGGCGGGTGGCTGGGCCGATTCGCTACCGCTGCAGGTGTTTGGTCCGCGCATGGCTGGCAACGTGGACAAGCCGCGACTTGGTGCGGTCTCCACGTTCCGCAAGGACATCGAACAGGTGGTGCGTTTGGCGGAATCAGTGGGCGCCGACATTCCCATCACCTACGCCGCGCTGAGCGAATATCGGCGCGCGATCGTGGAAGCCGAGGTAGGTCCCGATGCCGACGCCTCGCGCCTCATCCGCTTGCGTCGCGCCACGAGCTCCGCGTCAGATTCATGA
- a CDS encoding dihydroxy-acid dehydratase: MTRPRRFRSQAIHEGVVRAVTHGFFEALGQDADEVARPHIGVFHTGGEMSPCNLGLREQAQHARMGVYAHGGMPHECPVVSVSDGLSVAHRGMRYSLVSRELIADSVEASTEGHQWDGIFAIGGCDKNLPGLIMGMLRCNVPSVFIHGGATLPGHWQGRDTHVGETYETIGRVLAGEASEAALRARASACIPTAGACAGQFTANTMGMVGEALGLSPIGSSTIPAVYSARAPMLRRAAAALMRAVMHDAPKPRDIVTREALENACAAVSATGGSTNAALHLPAIAREAGIEFTVHDVAAVFARTPLIADLQPGGRFLARDLHHVGGVGVVLRALLEAGHLHGHALSYTGRTLAEELSTCAAPDGEVVRAANNARSADGGVVVLRGSLAPDGALLKVAGLGTLVHRGPARVFESEEDAQAAVVARQYAAGEVLVIRNEGPRGGPGMREMLGITALLYGQGMGQQVALVTDGRFSGATRGLCIGHVAPEAAVGGPLAAVRNGDIIAIDARPGVARIELEVGEAELAARLASVPDRAQPVASGVLSKYRQVVGQADRGAVTH; encoded by the coding sequence ATGACGAGACCGCGTCGCTTCCGCTCGCAGGCCATTCATGAGGGCGTCGTGCGCGCCGTCACGCACGGATTTTTCGAGGCGCTGGGGCAGGATGCCGACGAAGTCGCGCGCCCGCACATCGGGGTGTTTCACACGGGCGGCGAGATGAGCCCCTGCAACCTCGGGTTGCGTGAGCAGGCCCAGCACGCGCGCATGGGGGTGTACGCACACGGCGGCATGCCGCACGAGTGTCCGGTGGTATCGGTGAGCGACGGCCTCAGTGTGGCGCATCGCGGCATGCGCTACTCACTGGTGTCGCGTGAACTCATTGCCGACAGCGTGGAGGCCAGCACCGAGGGCCATCAGTGGGACGGAATCTTTGCCATTGGCGGCTGCGACAAGAACCTGCCCGGTCTCATCATGGGCATGCTACGCTGCAACGTCCCGTCGGTATTCATACATGGCGGGGCCACGCTGCCCGGTCACTGGCAGGGCCGCGACACGCATGTGGGCGAGACCTACGAAACGATTGGTCGTGTGCTGGCCGGTGAAGCGAGCGAGGCAGCGCTGCGCGCGCGGGCGTCGGCTTGCATTCCCACCGCCGGGGCCTGTGCGGGACAATTCACGGCCAACACGATGGGCATGGTGGGTGAGGCGCTGGGCCTCTCGCCCATCGGCTCCAGTACTATACCGGCGGTGTACAGTGCGCGCGCGCCCATGCTGCGCCGCGCGGCGGCCGCGCTCATGCGTGCGGTCATGCACGATGCGCCAAAGCCACGCGATATCGTCACCCGCGAGGCGCTGGAGAATGCCTGCGCGGCCGTGAGTGCGACGGGCGGCTCCACCAACGCGGCATTGCACCTGCCGGCCATTGCGCGCGAAGCGGGTATTGAGTTCACGGTGCATGATGTGGCGGCCGTGTTTGCGCGCACCCCGCTCATTGCCGACTTGCAGCCGGGCGGACGCTTTCTCGCGCGCGACCTGCACCACGTGGGTGGTGTGGGGGTGGTCTTGCGCGCGCTGCTCGAAGCGGGGCATCTGCATGGTCATGCCCTCAGCTATACCGGGCGCACGCTGGCGGAGGAATTGTCGACCTGCGCCGCGCCCGACGGTGAGGTGGTGCGTGCGGCAAACAACGCCCGCTCCGCAGACGGCGGCGTGGTGGTGCTGCGCGGGTCGCTGGCACCCGATGGTGCGTTGCTCAAGGTGGCGGGCCTAGGCACGCTCGTGCACCGAGGACCGGCGCGCGTGTTTGAATCTGAAGAGGACGCGCAGGCGGCCGTGGTGGCGCGTCAGTATGCGGCCGGCGAGGTGCTGGTCATTCGCAATGAAGGCCCGCGCGGTGGGCCCGGCATGCGCGAAATGCTGGGCATCACGGCACTGTTGTACGGGCAGGGCATGGGACAGCAGGTGGCACTCGTCACCGACGGCCGCTTCAGTGGGGCCACGCGTGGGTTGTGCATTGGCCACGTGGCACCCGAAGCTGCCGTTGGCGGGCCGCTGGCCGCCGTGCGCAACGGCGACATCATTGCCATTGATGCGCGGCCCGGTGTGGCGCGTATTGAGCTCGAGGTTGGCGAGGCCGAACTCGCGGCGCGATTGGCGTCAGTGCCGGATCGTGCGCAGCCGGTGGCGAGTGGCGTGCTGAGCAAGTACCGGCAGGTGGTGGGGCAGGCGGACCGAGGGGCGGTGACGCACTGA
- a CDS encoding IS4 family transposase, with protein MNVGRTVFAQLMDLVPLRALHRCAARYGGDRKVRTLRCLDQFLALAFGQLTYRESLRDVCVCLDALGAKRYHMGWRAPVKRSTLADANERRDWRIFRDFGEHLIALARPLYAGDALGSALRGSVFALDATLIRLCRSVFPWATYRRTTAGIKLHTVLELRSQLPTIVRLSPGRDNDMTFLQHVVPEPGAVYLLDRGYMDFAGLYRFTEAHAFFVVRAKRNLGMQVMRRRRPSDPTIRADHTIQFTVRASLRAYPRQLRLIRYRDPETGRTYRFLTNHMQLPALTVVSLYRQRWQIELFFRWIKQHLRIKAFYGESENAVYTQVWVALAVYVLVALAKKRYASPLPMHAILQILSISLGEKVELQQLLTPSLLELESLDVAKQLSLFDF; from the coding sequence GTGAACGTTGGACGCACGGTGTTTGCGCAGTTGATGGACCTGGTGCCATTGCGCGCGCTGCATCGGTGTGCCGCGCGCTATGGTGGGGATCGCAAAGTGCGCACCCTGCGATGTTTGGATCAGTTTCTCGCCCTCGCCTTTGGGCAACTGACGTATCGGGAAAGCTTGCGCGATGTGTGCGTGTGTCTCGACGCGTTGGGCGCCAAGCGCTACCACATGGGCTGGCGAGCCCCGGTCAAGCGGAGTACGCTGGCCGATGCGAACGAGCGCCGCGATTGGCGCATCTTTCGCGACTTTGGCGAACATCTGATCGCGCTCGCCCGCCCGTTGTATGCCGGCGACGCGTTGGGGTCGGCACTGCGGGGGTCGGTCTTTGCGTTGGACGCGACGTTGATTCGCCTGTGTCGCAGTGTGTTTCCATGGGCGACCTATCGGCGCACCACGGCGGGCATCAAGCTGCACACGGTGCTGGAGTTGCGGAGTCAGCTGCCCACGATTGTCCGCCTCTCACCTGGCCGCGACAACGACATGACGTTCCTGCAGCATGTCGTGCCCGAACCCGGGGCCGTTTACTTGCTGGATCGCGGCTACATGGACTTCGCCGGCCTCTATCGCTTCACGGAGGCGCACGCGTTCTTCGTCGTGCGCGCCAAGCGCAATCTCGGGATGCAGGTGATGCGTCGCCGACGCCCCAGCGATCCCACCATCCGCGCCGATCACACGATCCAGTTCACGGTCCGCGCCAGTTTGCGCGCCTATCCGCGACAACTCCGCCTCATTCGCTATCGCGATCCCGAGACGGGCCGCACGTATCGCTTTCTCACCAATCACATGCAGCTCCCCGCCCTGACGGTGGTCAGCCTGTACCGGCAGCGCTGGCAGATCGAGCTGTTCTTTCGCTGGATCAAGCAGCACCTGCGCATCAAGGCGTTCTACGGCGAGTCCGAGAATGCGGTCTACACGCAAGTCTGGGTGGCCCTGGCGGTTTACGTCTTGGTGGCGCTCGCGAAGAAGCGCTACGCCTCGCCCCTCCCGATGCACGCCATCCTGCAAATCCTCAGTATTTCCCTCGGCGAGAAAGTCGAGCTCCAGCAACTACTTACGCCGTCGTTGCTGGAGCTCGAATCGCTTGATGTCGCTAAACAGTTGTCACTCTTCGACTTCTAA
- a CDS encoding dienelactone hydrolase family protein: MRLSRFRLSTRVAVRPLPLLAGTALLTAACTTQRYTPERASDAQLALIEPATSGRGGPSNDDHSAHMMAKDLMAPSVTTAPVFQDASLPPSNAAAAERLKNSPRHAEWVKFPSAPGSADSVMAWVVYPFSKTASQKAPVVVVVHEIFGLSTWVRGVADQVAADGFIAVAPDFLSRVRPGGPSSVELNSDTARALIGGVNTGERNRIIIAAANYAMTLPSASPRYAVIGYCWGGTTAWAHAVNGGVKGFSGAVPFYGAPYTKPGRPATATEAAVPATVDADSLRKVTQPVLMLNGTADARIAALMPAIDSVMKANGKTYEGINYPGAIHGFLRAQGDPSPRGRNPAEEEANIAATKDGWPRTVAFLRKQLGVK, translated from the coding sequence ATGCGGCTCTCCCGTTTCCGCCTGTCCACTCGCGTGGCTGTTCGCCCCCTGCCCCTGCTGGCCGGCACCGCGCTGCTGACCGCCGCCTGCACGACGCAGCGTTATACACCGGAGCGTGCCAGCGACGCGCAGCTCGCGCTCATCGAACCGGCAACCAGTGGTCGTGGTGGACCCAGCAACGACGACCACAGCGCGCACATGATGGCCAAGGATCTGATGGCGCCGTCGGTCACCACAGCGCCCGTCTTCCAGGACGCATCGCTTCCGCCCAGCAACGCTGCCGCCGCCGAACGTCTGAAGAACAGCCCGCGGCATGCCGAATGGGTGAAGTTCCCCTCAGCGCCGGGCTCGGCCGACTCGGTCATGGCCTGGGTCGTGTATCCGTTCAGCAAGACGGCGTCGCAGAAGGCCCCGGTGGTGGTCGTGGTGCATGAGATCTTCGGGCTCTCCACCTGGGTGCGCGGCGTGGCCGATCAGGTGGCGGCCGACGGCTTCATTGCTGTTGCGCCCGATTTCCTCTCGCGTGTGCGGCCCGGCGGCCCGTCATCCGTTGAGCTCAACTCGGACACGGCTCGCGCCCTGATCGGTGGCGTGAACACCGGCGAGCGCAATCGCATCATCATCGCCGCGGCCAACTACGCCATGACCCTGCCCAGTGCGTCGCCGCGCTACGCGGTCATTGGCTACTGCTGGGGCGGCACGACGGCCTGGGCGCATGCGGTGAACGGGGGCGTGAAGGGCTTCAGCGGGGCCGTGCCGTTCTACGGCGCGCCGTACACCAAGCCGGGTCGTCCGGCCACCGCCACAGAAGCCGCCGTGCCAGCTACGGTGGATGCCGATTCCCTGCGCAAGGTGACGCAGCCCGTGCTCATGCTGAACGGCACGGCCGACGCGCGCATTGCCGCGCTCATGCCGGCCATTGATTCGGTCATGAAGGCCAACGGCAAGACCTACGAGGGCATCAACTACCCGGGCGCCATCCATGGCTTCCTGCGCGCGCAGGGCGACCCGAGCCCGCGCGGCCGCAACCCGGCCGAAGAGGAAGCCAACATTGCCGCCACGAAGGACGGCTGGCCGCGCACCGTAGCCTTCCTCAGGAAGCAGCTGGGCGTCAAGTAA
- a CDS encoding glycosyltransferase family 9 protein — MNSAVPQPASAAAPRRDTRSPLQRLLKGIELAWRRGFFRVLAGIIWLSDRLPRGPRVPGPQRVLFLRPDRIGDMIVSTGVIRAIGGAPDTVLDVLAAPGNATVLAAEPAVRRVHVLNRRRFADLRAAVRTLRHERYDVVVDCMPTAPSVTILLIVLAIGARRRVGTRGRGLDHILSPATPSLPLESHIVDHLSLLVPPFRPDAATLDLSPVLVLTSDEQAGAEQVWEADKSRQMQITKNASTRLLVNISAGKAARWWPASSYAAVVAAARNARPDLQVLIMCAPNERDRAEELAELTGAGIAPTGSLRSAMAIAGAADVVFTPDTSIAHAAGALGVPVVDMLLFGKESGWGVYRPLGENMESPTDQLQDLGPEQPSAALLRVLSRVAPQRARGHATPVT, encoded by the coding sequence ATGAACTCCGCTGTCCCTCAACCGGCCTCGGCCGCCGCGCCGCGCCGCGATACGCGCTCCCCACTCCAGCGTCTGCTCAAAGGCATCGAGCTCGCCTGGCGGCGCGGATTCTTTCGTGTGCTGGCCGGCATCATCTGGCTGAGTGACCGCTTGCCGCGGGGCCCGCGCGTGCCAGGGCCGCAGCGCGTGCTGTTCCTGCGCCCCGACCGCATCGGCGACATGATCGTGTCCACGGGCGTCATCCGCGCCATCGGCGGCGCACCTGATACGGTCCTCGACGTGCTCGCCGCGCCGGGAAACGCCACCGTGCTCGCCGCGGAGCCCGCCGTGCGGCGCGTACATGTGCTCAACCGCCGACGCTTCGCCGATTTGCGCGCCGCCGTGCGCACGTTGCGCCACGAGCGCTACGACGTGGTGGTGGACTGCATGCCCACCGCACCCTCCGTCACCATTCTGCTCATCGTGCTGGCTATTGGCGCCCGACGGCGCGTTGGTACACGGGGCCGCGGGCTCGATCACATCCTCAGTCCGGCCACGCCGTCGCTGCCACTCGAGTCGCACATCGTGGACCACCTGTCCCTGTTGGTCCCCCCGTTCCGGCCGGACGCCGCCACGCTCGACCTGAGCCCGGTTCTGGTGCTCACCAGCGACGAACAGGCAGGCGCCGAGCAGGTCTGGGAGGCCGACAAGTCGCGCCAGATGCAAATCACCAAGAACGCATCAACACGACTGCTGGTGAACATCTCCGCCGGCAAGGCTGCGCGTTGGTGGCCGGCCAGTTCCTATGCCGCTGTGGTTGCCGCCGCCCGCAACGCCCGGCCAGACCTCCAGGTGCTCATCATGTGCGCGCCCAACGAACGCGATCGCGCCGAGGAACTGGCCGAACTCACCGGGGCTGGCATTGCTCCAACCGGCAGCCTGCGCAGCGCCATGGCCATTGCCGGCGCGGCCGATGTGGTCTTCACCCCTGACACGTCCATCGCGCATGCGGCCGGCGCGCTGGGAGTGCCGGTCGTCGACATGCTGCTCTTTGGCAAGGAGAGCGGCTGGGGCGTGTACCGGCCGCTCGGCGAAAACATGGAAAGCCCCACTGATCAATTGCAGGACCTGGGGCCTGAGCAGCCAAGCGCCGCCTTGCTCCGTGTCCTCTCGCGCGTGGCCCCGCAGCGCGCACGGGGCCACGCCACGCCGGTTACTTGA
- a CDS encoding Lrp/AsnC family transcriptional regulator, with the protein MDDLDHQLIALLRQNARESVASLAKHLRVSRGTVQNRIDKLVASRTLLGFTVRTAPDAGTHRVRAVTMIRTEGDADAVLKSLRGYPEVRALHTTNGRWDIVAELATDTLQEFDEVLRQIGKVRGVANTETSLLLSTHK; encoded by the coding sequence ATGGACGATCTCGATCATCAACTCATCGCTCTGCTGCGCCAGAACGCGCGGGAGAGCGTGGCCTCGCTGGCCAAACATCTGCGAGTGTCACGTGGCACCGTGCAGAACCGCATCGACAAACTCGTGGCCTCACGCACGCTGCTCGGCTTCACGGTTCGCACGGCACCCGATGCCGGCACGCACCGCGTACGCGCGGTCACCATGATTCGCACGGAAGGCGACGCCGACGCGGTACTCAAGTCCCTGCGCGGCTACCCGGAGGTGCGGGCGCTGCACACGACCAACGGACGCTGGGATATCGTGGCGGAATTGGCGACGGATACGCTGCAGGAGTTCGACGAGGTGCTACGGCAGATTGGCAAAGTGCGCGGGGTGGCGAATACGGAGACGAGTTTGCTCTTATCGACGCACAAGTAG